From a single Aquincola tertiaricarbonis genomic region:
- a CDS encoding DUF2145 domain-containing protein, whose translation MALLCLRRPPAAALAAALAAAALLLAASAAQAGSPVFCGQGPELTARQQDRLLQFAARIKQQLDASGSRVALVSRSGLDLDRFQLRYSHAGISLKASANGAWSVRQLYYACDESRPRLYDQGMAGFVMGNDRPDSGFVSLVLLPADAGAALQAAALDNPRALSLLAARYSANAYPFSQRYQNCNQWVAELMALAWAPLPAVPSPDDGRSPRAAAQQWLRDAGYAPVPVAVNSHALMFAGPFVPWIHLDDHPQDDLYALKLQVSLPTALEAFVQRQVPGARRLELCHDGQQVVLRRGWQPMGPGCRAEAGDEVFELN comes from the coding sequence GTGGCCCTGCTCTGCCTGCGGCGCCCGCCAGCAGCCGCGCTGGCGGCCGCGCTGGCGGCCGCCGCGCTGCTGCTGGCCGCCAGCGCGGCCCAGGCCGGCTCGCCCGTCTTCTGTGGCCAGGGCCCTGAACTCACGGCCCGCCAGCAAGACCGGCTGCTGCAGTTCGCGGCGCGCATCAAGCAGCAGCTGGATGCTTCGGGCAGCCGCGTGGCGCTGGTCTCGCGCAGCGGGCTCGACCTGGACCGCTTCCAGCTGCGCTACTCGCATGCCGGCATCAGCCTGAAGGCTAGCGCCAACGGCGCATGGTCGGTGCGCCAGCTGTACTACGCCTGCGACGAAAGCCGGCCCCGGCTGTACGACCAGGGCATGGCCGGCTTCGTGATGGGCAACGACCGGCCCGACAGCGGCTTCGTCTCGCTGGTGCTGCTGCCGGCCGACGCCGGCGCCGCGCTGCAGGCGGCGGCGCTGGACAACCCGCGTGCACTGTCGCTGCTGGCGGCGCGCTACAGCGCCAATGCCTACCCCTTCAGCCAGCGCTACCAGAACTGCAACCAGTGGGTGGCCGAGCTCATGGCCCTGGCCTGGGCGCCGCTGCCGGCCGTACCCTCTCCCGATGACGGCCGCTCGCCGCGCGCTGCCGCTCAGCAGTGGCTGCGCGACGCCGGCTATGCGCCGGTGCCGGTGGCGGTGAACTCCCACGCGCTGATGTTCGCGGGCCCCTTCGTGCCCTGGATCCACCTGGACGACCATCCGCAGGACGACCTGTACGCGCTGAAGCTGCAGGTGAGCCTGCCCACCGCGCTGGAAGCCTTCGTGCAGCGTCAGGTGCCGGGCGCCCGGCGGCTGGAGCTGTGCCACGACGGCCAACAGGTGGTGCTGCGCCGCGGCTGGCAGCCGATGGGTCCGGGCTGCCGCGCAGAGGCCGGCGATGAGGTGTTCGAGCTCAACTAG
- the ribA gene encoding GTP cyclohydrolase II produces the protein MNAPLRPAHMAGPDAEPAADTPALFYGGSCRLPTEMGEFLLHGFRDATGREHAALTVGAIDDGQPVLTRLHSECLTGDTLYSLKCDCGPQLQAAQQAIATEGRGVLLYLRQEGRGIGLVDKIRAYALQDAGADTVEANRRLGLPDDARDYRVAAEMLKILGVCSVRLLTNNPAKMQALSDLGVAVTERLPLRAGENPHNSNYLLTKALRMGHWLGAAEEA, from the coding sequence ATGAACGCGCCCCTGCGGCCCGCCCACATGGCCGGGCCTGATGCCGAACCTGCCGCCGACACCCCTGCCCTGTTCTATGGCGGCAGCTGTCGGCTGCCGACGGAGATGGGCGAGTTCCTGCTGCATGGCTTTCGCGATGCCACCGGCCGCGAACATGCGGCGCTGACGGTGGGCGCCATCGACGACGGCCAGCCGGTGCTGACGCGCCTGCACTCCGAGTGCCTGACCGGCGACACCTTGTACAGCCTGAAGTGCGACTGCGGCCCGCAGCTGCAGGCAGCGCAGCAGGCCATCGCCACCGAGGGCCGCGGCGTGCTGCTGTACTTGCGGCAGGAAGGCCGCGGCATCGGTCTGGTGGACAAGATCCGCGCCTATGCGCTGCAGGACGCCGGCGCCGACACGGTGGAGGCCAACCGCCGCCTGGGCCTGCCCGACGACGCGCGCGACTACCGCGTGGCCGCCGAGATGCTGAAGATCCTGGGCGTGTGCTCGGTGCGCTTGCTGACCAACAACCCGGCCAAGATGCAGGCCCTGAGCGACCTGGGCGTGGCCGTGACCGAACGCCTGCCGCTGCGCGCCGGCGAGAACCCGCACAACAGCAACTACCTGTTGACCAAGGCTTTGCGCATGGGCCACTGGCTGGGCGCGGCCGAAGAAGCCTGA
- a CDS encoding ATP-dependent helicase produces the protein MSAVLTRPDPFASLNPQQRQAVEHGVAEHDERALLVIAGAGSGKTMTLAHRVARLVMAGADPQRVLLLTFSRRAAHEMERRVGRTLHQALALPTSTRPPSLPWAGTFHGIGARLLREYAPAIGLPERFSILDRADAEDLMNLARQEAGFAAARSRFPQKGTCLAIYSRVVNSQATLAAVLRDAFPWCEAWAAELNQLFAAYTRAKLQQHSLDYDDLLQYWAAMMEEPALAAHVAARFDHVLVDEYQDTNRLQAAVLRALKPDGRGLTVVGDDAQSIYGFRAAEVRNILDFPQQFGQPARVLPLERNYRSTQPLLDASNAVIALAPERHAKQLWTDRSAGARPRLVTVADEAEQACCVADRVLALREEGFKLRQQAVLFRTSHHSAALELELTRRQIPFVKFGGLKFLESAHVKDVLCMLRWAENPRSRIAGFRVAQLVAGVGPANARKLLDALEPTADPAAALLAWRMPPAAQADWQDFLALYAQLQQAGQWPGDLDAVMRWYEPVLQRLHDDAPARQADLQQLARIAAGHASRERFITELTLDPPEASSDEAGPPHLDEDYLVLSTLHSAKGQEWSAVQILNVVDGCIPSEMSTRDSAQIDEERRLLYVGMTRARQHLDLLVPQRFYVTDQVKHGDRHLYASLSRFIPEALAARHFERVTPLATAPAVAPAVALARPVDIGGRLAGRWGG, from the coding sequence ATGTCTGCCGTCCTCACCCGCCCCGACCCCTTCGCCTCGCTCAACCCCCAGCAGCGGCAGGCGGTGGAGCATGGCGTGGCCGAGCACGATGAGCGCGCGCTGCTGGTGATCGCCGGCGCCGGCAGCGGCAAGACGATGACGCTGGCGCACCGCGTCGCCCGGCTGGTGATGGCGGGGGCCGATCCGCAGCGGGTGCTGCTGCTCACCTTCTCGCGCCGCGCTGCGCACGAGATGGAGCGCCGCGTCGGCCGCACGCTGCACCAGGCGCTGGCGCTGCCCACGTCCACCCGGCCTCCCTCGCTGCCCTGGGCGGGCACCTTTCACGGTATCGGCGCGCGGCTACTGCGCGAATATGCGCCCGCCATCGGCCTGCCCGAGCGCTTTTCCATCCTCGACCGGGCCGACGCCGAAGACCTGATGAACCTGGCCCGCCAGGAAGCCGGCTTTGCCGCGGCCCGCAGCCGCTTTCCGCAAAAGGGCACCTGCCTGGCGATCTACTCGCGCGTGGTCAACAGCCAGGCCACGCTGGCCGCGGTGCTGCGCGACGCCTTTCCGTGGTGCGAGGCCTGGGCCGCCGAGCTGAACCAGCTGTTCGCGGCCTACACCCGCGCCAAGCTGCAGCAGCACAGCCTGGACTACGACGACCTGCTGCAGTACTGGGCCGCGATGATGGAAGAGCCGGCGCTGGCCGCCCATGTGGCCGCGCGCTTCGACCATGTGCTGGTGGACGAGTACCAGGACACCAACCGGCTGCAGGCGGCGGTGCTGCGCGCCCTCAAGCCCGATGGCCGCGGCCTGACGGTGGTGGGCGACGATGCGCAGTCCATCTACGGCTTTCGCGCGGCCGAGGTGCGCAACATCCTCGACTTTCCGCAGCAGTTCGGCCAGCCGGCGCGGGTGCTGCCGCTGGAGCGCAATTACCGCAGCACCCAGCCGCTGCTGGACGCTTCCAACGCCGTCATCGCGCTGGCGCCGGAGCGCCATGCCAAGCAGCTGTGGACCGACCGCAGCGCCGGTGCCCGCCCGCGGCTGGTGACGGTGGCCGACGAGGCCGAACAGGCCTGCTGCGTGGCCGACCGGGTGCTGGCGCTGCGCGAGGAGGGCTTCAAGCTGCGGCAGCAGGCGGTGCTGTTCCGCACCTCGCACCACAGTGCCGCGCTGGAGCTGGAGCTCACGCGCCGGCAGATCCCGTTCGTCAAGTTCGGCGGGCTCAAGTTCCTGGAATCGGCGCATGTGAAGGACGTGCTGTGCATGCTGCGCTGGGCCGAGAACCCGCGCAGCCGCATCGCCGGCTTCCGCGTGGCGCAGCTGGTGGCCGGCGTGGGCCCGGCCAATGCCCGCAAGCTGCTCGATGCGCTGGAGCCGACCGCTGACCCGGCCGCCGCCTTGCTGGCCTGGCGCATGCCGCCGGCCGCGCAGGCGGATTGGCAGGACTTTCTCGCGCTGTATGCGCAGCTGCAGCAGGCCGGCCAGTGGCCCGGCGACCTGGACGCGGTGATGCGCTGGTACGAGCCGGTGCTGCAGCGCCTGCACGACGATGCGCCTGCGCGCCAGGCCGACCTGCAGCAACTGGCCCGCATCGCCGCCGGCCATGCCAGCCGTGAACGCTTCATCACCGAGCTGACGCTGGACCCGCCCGAGGCCAGCAGCGACGAAGCCGGCCCGCCGCACCTGGACGAGGACTACCTGGTGCTGTCCACGCTGCATTCGGCCAAGGGCCAGGAATGGTCGGCCGTGCAGATCCTGAACGTGGTGGACGGCTGCATCCCCTCGGAGATGAGCACCCGCGACAGCGCGCAGATCGACGAGGAGCGCCGGCTGCTGTACGTGGGCATGACGCGCGCCCGCCAGCACCTCGACCTGCTGGTGCCGCAGCGCTTCTACGTCACCGACCAGGTCAAGCACGGCGACCGCCATCTGTACGCCAGCCTGTCGCGCTTCATCCCCGAGGCGCTGGCCGCGCGCCACTTCGAGCGGGTGACGCCGCTGGCCACCGCGCCCGCGGTGGCCCCCGCCGTGGCGCTGGCGCGGCCAGTGGACATCGGCGGCCGGCTGGCCGGCCGTTGGGGCGGATGA
- a CDS encoding PAS domain-containing protein: MEQQSPALIDWQPAVEAGELGLWDLRPKLETVHHSPTWKQRLGFPDPHAADSTHFWRCRVHPDDLEPMLDAMRAHLRGTEPRYEAVFRLRSNGSGYRRLHSRGRVVARAEGGQALRIVGTMIDLTDRPATPGGGLPAGPRGPTAGQPLDLPFHLLLGATPGACGNTAQGRERERLFGLVEDLILDSLAQLRTLGR, translated from the coding sequence ATGGAGCAGCAGTCCCCGGCCCTGATCGATTGGCAACCCGCGGTGGAGGCCGGTGAACTGGGCCTGTGGGACCTGCGCCCCAAGCTGGAGACGGTGCACCACTCACCCACCTGGAAGCAGCGGCTGGGCTTTCCTGACCCGCATGCCGCCGACAGCACGCACTTCTGGCGCTGCCGTGTGCACCCCGACGACCTGGAGCCGATGCTGGACGCGATGCGTGCCCACCTGCGCGGTACCGAGCCGCGCTACGAGGCCGTGTTCCGCCTGCGCAGCAACGGGTCGGGCTACCGGCGGCTGCATTCGCGCGGGCGTGTGGTGGCGCGTGCCGAAGGCGGCCAGGCGTTGCGCATCGTCGGCACCATGATCGACCTGACCGACCGACCCGCCACCCCGGGCGGCGGCCTGCCGGCCGGCCCCCGCGGCCCCACGGCCGGTCAGCCGCTCGATCTGCCGTTTCACCTGCTGCTCGGCGCCACGCCCGGTGCCTGCGGGAACACGGCCCAGGGCCGCGAGCGGGAGCGCCTGTTCGGGCTGGTGGAAGACCTGATCCTCGATTCGCTGGCGCAGCTGCGCACGCTGGGGCGTTAA
- a CDS encoding putative bifunctional diguanylate cyclase/phosphodiesterase produces MNSPNGWREALREIRVLYSATDAETAGIRAALLAQVLRLTPLMMAANAGCATLVLWSFKHRLAAGFIEWYLMLIGLAFMACLAWWRRRNHRPVAASVRALHRATAHAALLAGLWAAAPLLWFPGAAPAPQLLIATLLAGLMATGAFVLSPLPLASLAWSALLTLAAVGGLIRHQDPALMGVEWLMAFYGPVVALGAQAAGRKQVALLRAQAQAERQQHMLEVLLDDFEQNADDALWQSDAEGRLSHWSPRLLEILGPQLSTPTRRPLQTILAERVVEGLPALREVLGAGRPFRNLPLSLRLDDGSVRHLLVQGKRIIDDHGRTVGWRGVLSDVTERRMAQARLQELAHSDSLTGLANRHTLRHTLTEAARAQAPVALLSIDLDHFKAVNDTLGHSVGDEALRALGHRLSQCVRPGDLVARLGGDEFAVVMHRPGDAADVASLAQRLLDALAQPVELNGRRLRLGGSVGSAFSADSGDVDELLVRADMALYASKEEGRGRHTMYTAALGARSRRRSDVEQGLRHALQRGQLSLHWQPKVDIAEWKVVGAEALLRWQHPELGAVSPAEFIVAAEQTGLIDEIGHWVLTEACRAGATALAGLVVSVNVSPQQLRDEHYVERVRAVLRDTGLPATRLELEITESIFMGDIDGVLERLRALRGLGVRVALDDFGTGYSSLAYLRRFPFDTLKIDRAFISEVLLRRDAHAIVQTIASMAHTLGMRTVCEGVESSEQLAVLRSVGCTEIQGYLVSPAQPLAGLQALMQAWRQPEPQAA; encoded by the coding sequence ATGAACTCACCCAACGGATGGCGCGAGGCGCTCCGTGAAATCCGCGTGCTGTACTCGGCCACCGATGCCGAGACGGCAGGCATCCGCGCCGCGCTGCTGGCCCAGGTGCTGCGGCTGACGCCGTTGATGATGGCCGCCAACGCCGGCTGCGCCACGCTGGTGCTGTGGTCGTTCAAGCATCGCCTGGCTGCCGGCTTCATCGAGTGGTACCTGATGCTGATCGGCCTGGCCTTCATGGCCTGCCTGGCCTGGTGGCGCCGCCGCAACCACCGGCCGGTGGCGGCCTCGGTGCGGGCGCTGCACCGGGCAACGGCCCATGCAGCCCTTTTGGCGGGGCTGTGGGCCGCAGCGCCCTTGCTGTGGTTTCCGGGCGCAGCACCGGCCCCGCAACTGCTGATCGCCACGCTGCTGGCGGGTCTGATGGCCACGGGGGCCTTTGTGCTCAGTCCGCTGCCGCTGGCCAGCCTGGCCTGGTCCGCGCTGCTGACGCTGGCGGCGGTGGGCGGCCTGATCAGGCACCAGGACCCCGCCCTGATGGGCGTCGAGTGGCTGATGGCGTTCTACGGACCGGTGGTGGCGCTGGGTGCGCAAGCAGCCGGGCGCAAGCAGGTGGCCCTGCTGCGTGCACAGGCACAGGCCGAACGGCAGCAGCACATGCTGGAGGTGCTGCTGGACGACTTCGAGCAGAACGCCGACGACGCGCTGTGGCAATCTGACGCCGAAGGCCGGCTCAGCCACTGGTCGCCGCGGCTGCTGGAGATCCTGGGGCCGCAGCTGTCCACGCCGACTCGTCGGCCGCTGCAGACCATCCTGGCCGAGCGCGTGGTCGAAGGACTGCCGGCGCTGCGCGAAGTGCTGGGCGCAGGCCGGCCCTTTCGCAATCTGCCGCTGAGCCTGCGGCTGGACGATGGCAGCGTGCGCCACCTGCTGGTGCAGGGCAAGCGCATCATCGACGACCACGGCCGCACCGTGGGCTGGCGCGGCGTGCTGTCCGACGTCACCGAACGGCGCATGGCGCAGGCCCGATTGCAGGAGCTGGCGCACAGCGACTCCCTCACCGGCCTGGCCAACCGCCACACGCTGCGGCACACGCTGACAGAGGCTGCCAGGGCCCAGGCGCCGGTGGCGCTGCTGTCGATCGACCTCGACCATTTCAAGGCGGTGAACGACACCTTGGGCCATTCGGTGGGCGACGAAGCCCTGCGCGCCCTGGGCCACCGCCTGTCCCAATGTGTGCGCCCCGGCGATCTGGTGGCCCGTCTGGGCGGCGACGAGTTTGCAGTGGTGATGCACCGGCCCGGTGATGCAGCCGATGTGGCCTCCCTCGCCCAGCGGCTGCTGGACGCGCTGGCACAGCCGGTGGAGCTCAACGGCCGCCGGCTGCGGCTGGGCGGCAGCGTGGGCAGCGCCTTCAGTGCCGACAGCGGCGACGTCGACGAATTGCTGGTGCGTGCCGACATGGCGCTGTACGCCTCCAAGGAAGAAGGCCGCGGCCGCCACACGATGTACACCGCCGCGCTGGGCGCACGCAGCCGCCGCCGCAGCGATGTCGAGCAGGGGCTGCGCCATGCGCTGCAACGCGGGCAGTTGAGCCTGCACTGGCAACCCAAGGTCGACATCGCCGAGTGGAAGGTGGTGGGCGCCGAGGCGCTGCTGCGCTGGCAGCACCCTGAACTGGGCGCGGTGTCGCCGGCCGAGTTCATCGTCGCGGCCGAGCAGACCGGCCTGATCGACGAAATCGGCCACTGGGTGCTGACCGAAGCCTGCCGGGCCGGCGCCACTGCGCTGGCTGGGCTGGTGGTTTCGGTCAACGTATCGCCCCAGCAGCTGCGCGACGAGCACTACGTGGAGCGCGTGCGCGCGGTGCTGCGTGACACCGGCCTGCCGGCCACCCGGCTGGAGCTGGAGATCACCGAATCGATCTTCATGGGCGACATCGACGGCGTGCTGGAACGCCTGCGCGCACTGCGCGGGCTGGGCGTGCGCGTGGCGCTGGACGACTTCGGCACCGGCTATTCGTCACTGGCCTACCTGCGGCGCTTCCCGTTCGACACGCTGAAGATCGACCGCGCCTTCATCAGCGAGGTGCTGCTGCGCCGCGATGCCCATGCCATCGTGCAGACCATCGCCAGCATGGCCCACACGCTGGGCATGCGCACCGTGTGCGAAGGCGTGGAATCCAGCGAGCAGCTGGCGGTGCTGCGCAGCGTGGGTTGCACCGAGATCCAGGGCTACCTGGTGTCGCCCGCGCAACCGTTGGCCGGTCTGCAAGCCCTGATGCAGGCTTGGCGGCAGCCAGAGCCCCAGGCCGCTTAA
- a CDS encoding methyl-accepting chemotaxis protein, translating to MNSLSLSRRLTLSFALLLLLLAAVAGLGLYRMSQIQASLENIAYVNNEQARLAVKMRVSINQVATYTRNVVLIEDDAGMAAEMERLKQARQRYDEADKALEVAFQHPNTTPEEKALFAKIRELRATTRPLVDKVLAHGLKNETEQAKEVLLREVTGPQGDWLTALGELADLEDKLNANEAAAAREHYQTGRNLSIAMTLLALVIGAVAATLIVRSVQRQLGAEPDYALEVVRRIASGDLSQPIALRPGDRGSLLSAMQEMQQFLARMVKDIRSGSESIATGSNQIAIGNADLSQRTEEQASNLQQTAASMEQMNATVKSNADTARQASQLSSSASAVALQGGEVVGKVTTTMGQITDASKRIADIIGVIDGIAFQTNILALNAAVEAARAGEQGRGFAVVAGEVRSLASRSAEAAKEIKGLISHSVQTVESGSQLVDEAGRTMADIVGQVRRVSDLLAEISASTIEQTSGIGQVNDAVTQLDQVTQQNAALVEESAAAADSLRMQADRLVQTVAAFRTA from the coding sequence ATGAATTCGCTTTCCTTGTCACGCCGCCTGACGCTGTCGTTCGCGCTGCTGCTCTTGCTGCTCGCCGCTGTGGCCGGCCTCGGGCTCTACCGCATGTCGCAGATCCAGGCCAGCCTGGAGAACATCGCCTACGTCAACAACGAGCAGGCGCGCCTGGCGGTGAAGATGCGGGTGTCCATCAACCAGGTGGCCACCTACACCCGCAACGTCGTGCTGATCGAAGACGACGCCGGCATGGCGGCCGAGATGGAGCGCCTGAAGCAGGCACGCCAGCGTTATGACGAGGCGGACAAGGCGCTGGAGGTCGCTTTCCAGCATCCCAACACGACGCCCGAGGAAAAGGCCTTGTTCGCCAAGATTCGCGAACTGCGCGCCACCACGCGGCCCTTGGTCGACAAGGTGCTGGCCCATGGCTTGAAGAACGAGACCGAGCAGGCCAAGGAAGTGCTGCTGCGCGAGGTCACGGGTCCGCAGGGCGACTGGCTGACCGCGCTGGGTGAACTGGCCGACCTGGAAGACAAGCTGAACGCGAACGAGGCTGCCGCTGCGCGCGAGCACTACCAGACCGGCCGCAACCTTTCCATCGCGATGACGCTGCTGGCCCTGGTGATCGGGGCGGTGGCCGCCACGCTGATCGTGCGCAGCGTGCAGCGCCAGCTGGGCGCTGAGCCCGACTACGCGCTCGAGGTGGTGCGCCGCATCGCCAGCGGCGACCTGTCGCAGCCCATCGCGCTGCGCCCGGGCGACCGGGGCAGCCTGCTGTCGGCCATGCAGGAGATGCAGCAGTTCCTGGCCCGCATGGTCAAGGACATCCGCTCGGGCTCGGAGAGCATCGCCACCGGCTCCAACCAGATCGCGATCGGCAATGCCGACCTGTCGCAGCGCACCGAAGAGCAGGCCAGCAACCTGCAGCAGACCGCCGCTTCGATGGAGCAGATGAATGCCACCGTGAAGAGCAACGCCGACACTGCGCGCCAGGCTTCGCAGCTGTCCAGCTCGGCCAGCGCGGTGGCCCTGCAGGGCGGCGAGGTGGTGGGCAAGGTCACCACCACGATGGGCCAGATCACCGATGCCAGCAAGCGCATCGCCGACATCATCGGTGTCATCGACGGCATCGCCTTCCAGACCAACATCCTGGCGCTGAACGCAGCGGTGGAAGCCGCCCGCGCCGGTGAGCAGGGCCGCGGTTTTGCCGTGGTGGCCGGCGAGGTGCGTTCGCTGGCGTCGCGCAGTGCCGAAGCGGCCAAGGAGATCAAGGGCCTGATCAGCCACAGCGTGCAGACGGTGGAGAGCGGCTCGCAACTGGTGGATGAAGCCGGCCGCACCATGGCCGACATCGTGGGCCAGGTGCGCCGCGTCAGCGACCTGCTGGCCGAGATCAGCGCCTCCACCATCGAGCAGACCAGCGGCATCGGCCAGGTGAACGACGCGGTGACCCAGCTCGATCAGGTGACGCAGCAGAACGCCGCGCTGGTGGAGGAGAGCGCCGCCGCCGCGGACAGCCTGCGCATGCAGGCCGACCGCCTGGTGCAGACGGTGGCGGCATTCCGTACCGCTTGA
- a CDS encoding DSD1 family PLP-dependent enzyme: MNTATSPTAATTARVIPPAPARIGCPLADVDTPALLLDLDVMDANIAQVHGRAQRAGVRVRPHAKAHKCAAVAQRQIAAGAQGVCCQKLGEAEALAAAGITDILVTNELVGMAKARRAAQLAGRIRLAVCADHPLQVQQLADATREAGTCLDVLVELDVGQGRCGVTSASAAVALAQAIAAAAPGLRFAGLHAYHGGAQHLRSPTERQAAIAGAVVRAREAVAALAAAGLPCPTVTGAGTGTYALEAASGVYTELQPGSYVLMDVDYAANTLAEDSAPLGHALFGWCSVISLRPGQAVLDGGLKAFGVDAGLPRVLHPGWQVKGISDEHTVIVSTGADAAPLAVGDKLRLIPGHCDPTVNLHDWLVAIRGETVEAVWPVDARGAMF, translated from the coding sequence ATGAACACCGCCACATCGCCAACGGCTGCCACCACGGCCCGCGTCATTCCGCCGGCCCCCGCTCGCATCGGCTGCCCGCTGGCGGACGTCGATACGCCGGCCCTGTTGCTGGACCTGGACGTGATGGACGCCAACATCGCCCAGGTGCATGGGCGCGCGCAGCGGGCCGGCGTGCGGGTGCGGCCGCATGCCAAGGCGCACAAGTGCGCGGCGGTGGCGCAGCGGCAGATCGCGGCAGGCGCCCAGGGCGTGTGCTGCCAGAAGCTGGGCGAGGCCGAGGCGCTGGCCGCTGCCGGCATCACCGACATCCTGGTGACCAACGAGCTGGTGGGCATGGCCAAGGCGCGGCGTGCCGCGCAGCTGGCCGGGCGCATCCGGCTGGCGGTGTGCGCCGACCATCCGCTGCAGGTGCAGCAGCTGGCCGATGCCACGCGCGAGGCCGGTACTTGTCTAGACGTGTTGGTGGAGCTGGACGTGGGCCAGGGCCGCTGCGGCGTCACCAGCGCGTCAGCGGCCGTGGCGCTGGCGCAGGCCATCGCGGCTGCCGCACCGGGCCTGCGTTTTGCGGGCCTGCATGCCTACCACGGTGGTGCGCAGCACCTGCGCAGCCCGACCGAGCGGCAGGCCGCGATCGCCGGCGCGGTGGTGCGGGCGCGTGAGGCCGTGGCGGCGCTGGCCGCGGCCGGCCTGCCCTGCCCCACCGTCACCGGCGCGGGCACCGGCACCTATGCGCTGGAGGCCGCCTCGGGCGTGTACACCGAGCTGCAGCCCGGCAGCTATGTGCTGATGGACGTGGACTACGCCGCCAACACGCTGGCCGAAGACAGCGCGCCGCTGGGCCATGCGCTGTTCGGCTGGTGCAGCGTGATCAGCCTGCGCCCCGGCCAGGCGGTGCTGGACGGCGGCCTCAAGGCCTTCGGCGTGGATGCCGGCCTGCCGCGGGTGCTGCACCCGGGCTGGCAGGTCAAGGGCATCTCGGACGAACACACGGTGATCGTCAGCACCGGCGCCGACGCGGCGCCGCTGGCCGTCGGCGACAAGCTGCGCCTGATTCCCGGCCACTGCGACCCGACCGTGAACCTGCACGACTGGCTGGTGGCCATTCGCGGCGAAACGGTCGAGGCCGTGTGGCCGGTGGACGCACGCGGCGCGATGTTCTAG
- a CDS encoding glutathione S-transferase family protein gives MTARHAPPAAPITLYRYALSGHAHRAQLALSLLDLPHVLVDVDLKQGEHKQPAFLRLNPFGQVPVIDDAGTVVHDSNAILVYLATRHDPARRWLPTAPEAQAAVQVWLSAAAGPIAFGPAAARLVTVFGAKLDADGAIARAHQLLRVMEPLLASRSFLVGEGPTIADIAGYSYISAAPEGNVDLAPYPAVRAWLQRIEALPGFVPFPKTAVGLAA, from the coding sequence ATGACCGCACGCCATGCCCCACCCGCCGCCCCCATCACCCTGTACCGCTACGCCCTGTCGGGCCACGCGCACCGCGCGCAGCTGGCCTTGTCGCTGCTGGACCTGCCGCATGTGCTGGTCGATGTCGACCTGAAGCAGGGCGAACACAAGCAGCCCGCCTTCCTGCGCCTCAACCCCTTCGGGCAGGTGCCGGTGATCGACGACGCCGGCACCGTGGTGCACGACTCCAATGCCATCCTGGTGTACCTGGCCACCCGCCACGACCCGGCCCGCCGCTGGCTGCCGACTGCCCCCGAGGCGCAGGCCGCGGTGCAGGTGTGGTTGTCTGCGGCCGCCGGGCCCATCGCCTTCGGGCCCGCCGCGGCGCGGCTGGTCACGGTGTTCGGCGCCAAGCTGGATGCCGATGGCGCCATCGCCCGCGCCCACCAGCTTCTGAGGGTGATGGAACCGTTGCTGGCCAGCCGCAGCTTCCTGGTGGGCGAGGGGCCGACCATCGCCGACATCGCAGGCTACAGCTACATCTCTGCCGCGCCCGAAGGCAACGTGGACCTGGCGCCTTATCCCGCGGTGCGCGCCTGGCTGCAGCGCATCGAGGCGCTGCCGGGCTTCGTGCCCTTTCCGAAGACGGCGGTTGGCCTGGCGGCCTGA